In Theileria equi strain WA chromosome 4 map unlocalized gcontig_1105316255033, whole genome shotgun sequence, the following are encoded in one genomic region:
- a CDS encoding signal peptide containing protein (encoded by transcript BEWA_011810A), producing MKILAALWAVSLVRLCHCGEQNSLRREVADVSLDLLNPNEGSVHVAGDDKDGVTKRVFTPKDGFALTKVLTGEVEVWKVKAGERCTLVEAYSKGDSMLIYLKVESATGLDLKYLEGVNGTWKDVTITEFYHRLEEMRKDGEKSPEEEMEKHLERAKRRLEGSESASPVAESSGNTNASGKISAPIIPSPDHVDGTPITLDLANPDQSKVHIGDRSGNGVNSKKYYPKDGYDIGSVTDGDKELWKSTGAGQKCCFARSYTRGDSSLISIGISKG from the coding sequence atgaagattctggcAGCACTTTGGGCAGTGTCTCTTGTGAGACTATGTCACTGTGGAGAACAAAATAGTCTCCGTAGAGAGGTTGCAGATGTCTCACTTGATCTCTTGAATCCAAACGAAGGATCAGTACATGTTGCTGGCGACGACAAGGACGGAGTGACTAAAAGGGTatttactccaaaggatggcTTTGCTCTGACCAAGGTTCTTACCGGGGAAGTGGAAGTATGGAAGGTTAAAGCTGGTGAGAGATGCACTCTTGTAGAAGCTTACAGCAAGGGGGACTCCATGCTGATCTACTTAAAGGTTGAGAGTGCCACTGGACTAGATTTAAAGTACCTCGAAGGAGTAAATGGAACATGGAAGGACGTCACCATTACAGAGTTTTACCACAGGCTGGAAGAGATGAGAAAGGATGGTGaaaaatctccagaggaagagatgGAAAAGCATTTAGAACGTGCCAAAAGGAGACTAGAGGGGAGTGAATCTGCTTCTCCAGTTGCTGAATCATCTGGTAATACCAATGCTAGCGGGAAGATTAGTGCTCCAATTATTCCTTCACCTGATCATGTTGATGGTACTCCTATtactcttgatcttgcAAATCCTGACCAGTCAAAAGTACATATAGGTGACCGCTCTGGTAATGGAGTAAATTCCAAGAagtattatccaaaggatggataTGATATAGGCTCAGTGAcagatggagataaagaaCTTTGGAAATCAACCGGAGCTGGTCAAAAGTGTTGCTTCGCTAGGTCTTACACAAGGGGAGACTCTTCTCTAATTTCCATAGGCATAAGCAAAGGTG
- a CDS encoding zinc finger protein DHHC domain containing protein (encoded by transcript BEWA_011820A) gives MDDTTPCCVLRDIVHDKSTATYHRKNGFSLPIQFYQVVSYILGILLITLSWIIFLPNFGYAHFIPISLTVVFLAIAGLFVAVCCSDPADPNARAVLYGDKETGSNLTERTEVNDGDGQMRTKKDPERVVPKKSHCDVCKMVDSTSKHCNICNKCVIRFDHHCVWVNNCIGRSNYSLFFALILLSTVFTTFISVTSLVVIIQGHWSGEPQKSWIVFYGGCNSGLFFFLNYTFLILSVISALFLWQLLGLHCYLLYKGLTTFEYYTMRCRDLVNDQDKSSCWTWCVDRIIIDKKKLQRKREMKKQGGDNQV, from the exons ATGGACGACACAACTCCGTGTTGTGTACTCAGAGACATTGTACATGACAAATCTACAGCAACCTATCACCGTAAAAATGGATTTTCACTGCCTATACAGTTTTACCAGGTGGTATCATACATTCTTGGAATTTTATTAATAACGTTATCGTGGATTATATTTCtgccgaattttggatatgCTCATTTCATTCCAATTTCACTCACAGTCGTCTTTTTGGCTATCGCAGGTCTCTTTGTGGCTGTGTGTTGCTCTGATCCCGCAGATCCAAATGCGCGCGCAGTTCTCTATGGAGACAAAGAGACAGGTTCAAACTTGACTGAACGAACGGAAGTCaatgatggagatggaCAAATGAGAACCAAGAAAGACCCAGAACGGGTCGTACCAAAAAAGTCTCATTGTGACGTTTGCAAAATGGTCGATTCTACGAGTAAACACTGTAATATTTGTAACAAATGTGTTATTCGCTTCGACCATCACTGCGTTTGGGTCAACAATTGTATAGGAAGGAGCAACTACAGTCTCTTCTTTGCACTTATTCTTCTCTCTACTGTCTTCACTACCTTTATCAGCGTCACGTCACTCGTTGTGATAATCCAGGGACATTGGAGCGGAGAGCCACAAAAATCGTGGATCGTTTTCTATGGAGGTTGCAATTCTGGCCTTTTCTTTTTCCTAAACTATACATTTCTCATCCTCAGCGTCATCTCCGCTCTCTTCCTTTGGCAACTCCTAGGTCTCCACTGCTACCTGCTCTACAAGGGACTCACTACCTTTGAATATTACACTATGAGATGCAGGGACCTAGTAAATGACCAGGATAAAAGCAGCTGCTGGACTTGGTGCGTCGATCGCATAATTATCGACAAGAA GAAGCTTCAGCGGAAACgggagatgaagaaacaAGGAGGTGATAACCAGGTTTAG